One genomic window of Haloferax mediterranei ATCC 33500 includes the following:
- a CDS encoding ABC transporter permease, producing MSDFRRFLLKRLAISMALTLVAVSIIFVVLRLLPGSPFEALITAGNLNQEQIEEIRSLYGLNKPLLQQYLAYLQSILSFQFGYSILRSQPVWEILRPKLFNTLVLLVPALVTTAVVSSLAGMYAGWNRGSYFEKVSIITTTFLRSTPVFITAIIFVIVFSYTLGLVPAFGMREITASPDGLLETYLSVDFLYHYILPFTVAVLYYSGDFLLLARNGVIEKKGSEFLKLHRAKGLTEMEQLARAGRNSMLPILTYFALRLGMIFQGLILLEVVFAWPGIGRELVLAIQQQDYPLVQAAVFIMALAVILANLAADVLYAYFDPTVSASGGESL from the coding sequence ATGAGCGACTTCCGGAGATTCCTCCTCAAACGGCTGGCCATCTCGATGGCTCTCACGCTCGTTGCGGTGTCGATTATCTTCGTCGTTCTCCGACTCCTTCCGGGGAGTCCGTTTGAGGCGCTCATCACCGCCGGAAACCTCAACCAAGAACAAATTGAGGAGATACGGAGCCTCTACGGACTAAACAAACCGCTCTTACAACAGTACCTCGCGTACCTCCAGAGCATCCTCTCGTTCCAGTTCGGTTACTCCATCCTGCGGAGTCAACCGGTCTGGGAGATTCTGCGCCCCAAGCTGTTCAACACGCTCGTCCTGCTCGTTCCGGCGCTCGTCACGACGGCCGTGGTTAGCTCGCTGGCGGGAATGTACGCCGGGTGGAACCGCGGGAGCTACTTCGAGAAAGTAAGCATCATCACGACGACGTTCCTGCGGTCGACGCCGGTGTTCATCACGGCGATTATCTTCGTCATCGTGTTCTCGTACACGCTCGGACTCGTACCGGCGTTCGGGATGCGCGAAATCACCGCCTCCCCCGACGGGCTACTGGAGACCTACCTCTCGGTGGACTTCCTCTACCACTACATCCTCCCGTTTACCGTCGCCGTGCTGTACTACAGTGGCGACTTCCTGTTGCTGGCCAGAAACGGGGTTATCGAGAAGAAGGGCTCGGAGTTCCTCAAACTCCATCGCGCAAAGGGACTGACGGAGATGGAGCAACTCGCCCGTGCGGGGCGGAACTCGATGCTCCCTATCCTGACGTACTTCGCGCTCCGTCTCGGGATGATCTTTCAGGGGCTCATCCTGCTCGAGGTCGTCTTCGCGTGGCCGGGTATCGGCCGCGAACTCGTCCTCGCCATCCAACAGCAGGACTACCCGCTCGTGCAGGCGGCCGTCTTCATCATGGCCCTCGCGGTCATCCTCGCCAACCTGGCTGCTGACGTGCTGTACGCGTACTTCGACCCGACGGTCTCGGCAAGCGGAGGTGAGTCGCTATGA
- a CDS encoding ABC transporter permease, translating to MNGAVVFERLDHWKHVLVDQLRFLRRDRLAFVGVVIVAGFLFLGLFGPMLAPHDPIEHDMVNADGAIMRLASPSADAPFGTTAFGKDVFSQFLAGARPTLIVGLFGGLGTGIIGFLVGLVSGYYGGWVDEVLMRMTDLTFSLPFMPMALLLLTFVTPSIWLITLIIAGFLWKMPARVVRSEVLSVRERTFVKSARASGASDLRTMLLHVGPNVLPIGFLYTAYGVAWAIAAQASLAFLGFGDPTMTSWGRMLRQVFESGNMRIAWWWVFPPAIGIAAITTSVFLIGRAYEEVINPEIQTEQ from the coding sequence ATGAACGGGGCGGTCGTATTCGAGCGCCTCGACCACTGGAAGCACGTCCTCGTAGACCAGCTTAGGTTCCTCCGCCGGGACAGACTCGCATTCGTCGGGGTCGTTATCGTCGCGGGGTTCCTCTTCCTGGGACTCTTCGGGCCGATGCTCGCACCCCACGACCCCATCGAACACGACATGGTGAACGCTGACGGGGCCATCATGCGCCTCGCGTCACCCAGCGCTGACGCACCGTTCGGAACGACCGCGTTCGGGAAGGACGTGTTCAGTCAGTTCCTCGCTGGTGCCAGACCGACGCTCATCGTCGGGCTGTTTGGCGGCCTCGGGACGGGGATTATCGGCTTCCTCGTCGGCCTCGTGAGTGGCTACTACGGTGGCTGGGTCGACGAGGTGCTGATGCGCATGACGGACTTGACGTTCTCGCTTCCGTTCATGCCGATGGCGCTGCTGTTGTTGACGTTCGTCACACCCAGCATCTGGCTTATCACCCTCATCATCGCGGGCTTCCTCTGGAAGATGCCGGCACGCGTCGTTCGGTCAGAGGTGCTTTCGGTGCGTGAACGGACCTTTGTCAAGTCAGCCCGGGCCAGCGGGGCGAGCGACCTGCGGACGATGTTGTTGCACGTCGGTCCGAACGTCCTCCCCATCGGGTTCCTCTACACGGCATACGGTGTCGCGTGGGCCATCGCGGCACAGGCGAGTCTCGCGTTCCTCGGCTTCGGTGATCCGACGATGACCAGTTGGGGACGAATGCTCCGCCAGGTGTTCGAGTCGGGGAACATGCGCATCGCCTGGTGGTGGGTGTTCCCGCCAGCAATCGGTATCGCGGCGATTACCACCTCGGTGTTCCTCATCGGCCGCGCCTATGAGGAAGTCATCAACCCGGAGATTCAGACCGAACAATGA